The following are from one region of the Stanieria sp. NIES-3757 genome:
- a CDS encoding hypothetical protein (hypothetical protein ECKD2_17545), which translates to MQTSEKKLCLIYANCQRDLIKAHLELSSEFTANYEFVSIPYHFKAVQTNFIIPNEIIIKTGLFIYQPIADTYGQQSTASIINRLPANCHKISFPYIYFKGYHPQFTKLDSNNLQQRFINDGSNLNDINIISLVKQGYTNEEILELIGDENFYTLEFLQQNLNHTLQELSERECVTDIKIVDFIRSHYQQNYLFYIPAHPANLIGLEVTNQILAKLNFNPLTQSHHEEQLATFRIPIYPSVIKHLNLQFGNKLIKYKPLSFMNDELDFNTCSQRYIETYHQLLAQKNQSINSLSLSIPAMKSVNNSPLRISIIGGSNSLMRNGYTKYLSENLSHAIERPVNLNYFALGGVTNLFGAIQNIRNNAPQKSDLILFEYCVNDRKAISQGKYSIKLAGRTLEGFIRRTKTINPNCRIIILIFGTNSSEYYDNCCQVSALYEAIAKRYDIPVINISEILLKTQGIKFIKSLYEPKDNAHYSRAKGVQIVSQIITQEIINRNLLAQPTRKLEDCYRIYANNLQYLKFTRKFDEQSLQGDYERSVFKNSLFDESIYTLKQGSTLNLNLKGQLLGLIIKSDWYDGFFQVKFGEQSIVTSSFSEWVQSPESANLNLITLPYQKFSFSKEPQPLSISVCPNPPDKFELDWHKMLPQVSSSEWKLNIAGIAYLGEII; encoded by the coding sequence ATGCAAACATCCGAAAAAAAACTGTGTTTAATCTATGCTAACTGCCAAAGAGATCTAATTAAAGCTCATTTAGAACTCTCTTCAGAATTCACGGCTAATTATGAATTTGTCAGCATACCTTATCATTTTAAAGCAGTTCAAACAAACTTCATTATTCCCAATGAAATTATAATTAAAACTGGTTTATTTATTTATCAACCGATCGCAGATACTTACGGACAACAAAGTACGGCGAGTATTATTAATAGATTACCAGCTAATTGTCACAAAATTTCTTTTCCTTATATCTATTTTAAAGGTTACCATCCTCAGTTTACTAAACTAGATAGTAATAACTTACAACAAAGATTTATTAATGATGGTTCTAACTTAAATGATATTAATATTATCAGTTTGGTTAAGCAGGGTTACACTAATGAAGAAATTCTTGAATTAATTGGAGATGAAAATTTTTATACTTTAGAATTTCTGCAACAAAATTTAAATCATACTCTTCAAGAATTGTCCGAGAGAGAGTGTGTTACTGATATCAAGATTGTTGATTTTATCCGCAGTCATTATCAACAAAATTATTTATTTTATATTCCTGCTCATCCAGCTAATTTAATTGGATTAGAAGTAACTAACCAAATTTTGGCTAAACTCAATTTTAATCCCTTAACCCAATCCCATCATGAAGAGCAATTAGCAACTTTTCGGATTCCAATTTACCCTAGTGTAATTAAACATTTAAATTTACAATTTGGTAATAAGCTCATCAAGTACAAACCACTATCTTTTATGAATGATGAGTTAGACTTTAACACTTGTTCGCAACGATACATAGAAACTTACCATCAACTTTTAGCTCAAAAAAATCAATCAATTAATAGTTTATCTTTATCAATTCCTGCTATGAAATCTGTGAATAATTCTCCTCTTCGTATTTCTATCATTGGTGGCTCAAATTCTTTAATGAGAAATGGTTATACCAAATATTTATCCGAAAATCTTTCCCACGCTATTGAGCGTCCAGTTAATCTTAATTATTTTGCTTTAGGGGGAGTTACTAATCTTTTTGGAGCAATTCAAAATATTAGAAATAATGCACCTCAAAAAAGCGATCTTATTTTATTTGAATATTGTGTTAATGACCGTAAAGCGATTAGTCAAGGTAAATATTCGATTAAATTGGCAGGTAGAACCTTAGAAGGATTTATTAGAAGGACTAAAACAATTAATCCTAATTGCCGTATTATTATTTTAATTTTTGGCACTAATAGTTCTGAATACTATGATAATTGTTGCCAAGTATCAGCATTATATGAAGCGATCGCAAAACGTTATGATATTCCTGTAATTAATATCTCAGAAATTTTATTAAAAACTCAGGGTATAAAATTTATTAAATCTTTGTATGAACCAAAAGACAATGCTCATTATTCTAGAGCAAAAGGGGTGCAAATAGTTTCACAAATTATTACCCAAGAAATTATTAATAGAAATTTGTTAGCTCAACCAACTCGTAAGTTAGAAGATTGCTATCGTATTTATGCTAATAACTTACAATACTTAAAATTTACTAGAAAATTTGACGAGCAATCTTTACAGGGCGATTATGAGCGATCGGTTTTTAAAAATAGTTTGTTTGATGAATCTATTTACACTTTAAAACAAGGTTCGACTCTTAACCTAAATCTTAAAGGACAACTTTTAGGATTAATTATTAAATCTGATTGGTATGATGGTTTTTTCCAAGTAAAGTTTGGAGAACAAAGTATTGTTACTAGTTCTTTTTCAGAATGGGTTCAATCACCAGAATCAGCTAATCTTAACTTAATTACTTTGCCTTACCAAAAGTTTTCTTTTTCTAAAGAACCTCAACCTTTATCTATTTCTGTCTGTCCAAACCCACCAGATAAGTTTGAGTTAGACTGGCATAAAATGCTACCTCAAGTATCATCTTCCGAATGGAAATTAAATATAGCTGGGATTGCTTATTTAGGAGAAATAATTTAA
- a CDS encoding RNA polymerase sigma factor SigC: MLASSLYVETEENYSISAYELELEESNYNSSKLTDDLVELDLDNIDLDNAAKRGNRTTTDLVRLYLQEIGRVPLLERDEEVSEAQKVQRHINIIEQRAKAAKKGDQILQEFVELIDAHDRLVSQLSHRPSLRRWAQTVGMEIPLLKERLSVGKHRWAEVVNCSVKELERIQRDGIRAKEHMIKANLRLVVSVAKKYQNRGLELLDLIQEGTLGLERAVEKFDPTKGYRFSTYAYWWIRQGITRAIATQSRTIRLPVHITEKLNKIKKAQRKISQEKGRTPRIEDLAQELDMTAVQIREVLLRVPRSVSLEIKVGKEKDTELGDLLETESASPEETLMRESLQKDLQYLLSELTSREREVIQMRFGFGGEKPFSLAEIGRCLELSRERVRQIEAKALQKLRQPRRRNMIRDYLESLS; encoded by the coding sequence ATGTTAGCTAGTTCTTTATATGTTGAGACCGAAGAAAACTATTCTATTTCTGCTTACGAGCTGGAGTTAGAAGAAAGTAACTATAACTCTAGTAAGTTAACAGATGACCTGGTAGAGCTAGATTTAGACAATATCGATCTAGACAATGCTGCTAAAAGAGGGAATAGAACTACCACTGACTTGGTCAGACTATATTTACAAGAGATCGGTCGTGTTCCTTTACTAGAAAGAGATGAAGAAGTTTCAGAAGCCCAAAAAGTTCAGCGTCATATTAATATCATAGAACAGCGAGCGAAAGCTGCCAAGAAGGGAGATCAAATTCTACAAGAGTTTGTTGAGTTAATTGATGCTCACGACCGTTTAGTCTCTCAACTCAGCCATCGTCCTTCGTTAAGAAGATGGGCTCAAACTGTAGGCATGGAAATTCCCCTACTCAAAGAACGCTTATCAGTAGGTAAACATCGTTGGGCAGAAGTTGTTAACTGTAGTGTTAAAGAATTAGAAAGAATTCAACGAGATGGTATCCGCGCTAAAGAACACATGATCAAAGCCAATTTACGCTTGGTTGTATCTGTAGCCAAAAAGTATCAAAATCGAGGCTTAGAATTACTCGATCTAATTCAGGAAGGAACTCTTGGTTTAGAACGGGCAGTAGAAAAATTCGATCCCACTAAAGGCTATCGCTTTAGTACTTATGCTTATTGGTGGATTCGTCAAGGGATCACTAGAGCGATCGCAACTCAAAGTCGCACCATTCGTCTTCCAGTCCACATCACTGAAAAACTCAACAAAATCAAAAAAGCTCAACGAAAGATTTCTCAAGAAAAAGGACGCACTCCTCGCATTGAAGATCTTGCCCAAGAATTGGATATGACTGCGGTACAAATTCGAGAAGTATTGCTACGTGTACCCCGTTCTGTATCCTTAGAGATCAAAGTAGGAAAAGAGAAAGATACAGAGTTAGGAGATTTACTGGAGACAGAAAGTGCTTCTCCTGAAGAAACTTTGATGCGAGAATCTCTACAAAAAGATTTACAGTATTTGTTATCAGAATTAACTAGCCGTGAACGAGAAGTAATTCAGATGCGGTTTGGTTTTGGTGGCGAAAAACCGTTTTCTTTAGCAGAAATCGGTCGTTGTTTAGAACTATCTCGCGAAAGAGTTCGCCAAATTGAAGCTAAAGCTTTACAGAAACTTAGACAGCCTAGACGAAGAAACATGATTCGCGATTATCTAGAGTCTCTTAGTTGA